A genomic region of Thunnus maccoyii chromosome 13, fThuMac1.1, whole genome shotgun sequence contains the following coding sequences:
- the zfpl1 gene encoding zinc finger protein-like 1, producing the protein MGLCKCPKRKVTNLFCFEHRVNVCEHCLVSNHNKCIVQSYLQWLQDSDYNPNCTLCNNPLSAQDTVRLVCYDVFHWACLNNLASRLPLHTAPAGYQCPSCQGPVFPPSNLASPIADVLKEQLSSVNWARAGLGLPLIEEPIGVLEETTANDVTDYTDWSTFDAQEQSNVYPSHSYNTSLGPPPNAVSPPAQEELGGPRKNGDPNVQEHSVINFTTATTCDTITIHTASSPRKIYDTRDTGHSSVTQIDFDDDKYRRRPALSWFAQILKNRTGGKRTSLSWKQRVFVLLLVGVLGFFTLIIVMAKLGRASAGSDPNLDPLLNPNIRVGKN; encoded by the exons ATGGGTCTCTGCAAGTGTCCGAAGAGAAAGGTGACCAATTTATTCTGCTTTGAACATCGCGTAAATGTATGCGAACATTGCCTAGTCTCCAACCACAACAAG TGTATCGTGCAGTCATATCTGCAATGGCTCCAGGACAGCGATTACAACCCAAACTGCACTCTGTGTAATAATCCACTCAGTGCTCAAGACACTGTCAGACTCGTCTGCTATG ATGTGTTCCACTGGGCTTGTCTTAATAACTTGGCATCTCGGCTGCCCCTTCATACGGCTCCAGCAGGATACCAGTGTCCCAGCTGTCAGGGTCCAGTGTTCCCCCCTTCCAACCTGGCCAGCCCAATTGCTGATGTGCTGAAAGAACAGCTATCGTCTGTTAACTGGGCTAGAGCTGGTTTAGGACTGCCACTG ATTGAAGAGCCAATCGGAGTTCTTGAGGAGACCACAGCTAATGATGTCACTGACTACACTGACTGGTCAACATTTGATG CACAAGAACAAAGTAATGTTTACCCCAGCCACTCTTACAACACCAGCCTCGGCCCACCACCAAATGCTGTTTCACCCCCAGCACAGGAAGAGCTCGGAGGTCCTCGTAAAAATGGGGATCCAAATGTGCAGGAGCACTCTGTGATCAACTTTACTACTGCCACTACCTGTGACACAATTACAATACACACAG CATCATCACCGAGAAAGATCTACGACACACGGGACACTGGTCACAGCTCTGTCACACAGATCGACTTTGACGACGACAAGTACCGGCGACGACCAGCGTTAAGTTGGTTTGCTCAAATTCTCAA gaaCCGCACAGGTGGAAAGCGGACATCTCTCTCCTGGAAGCAGCGGGTCTTTGTGCTTCTTCTTGTTGGAGTTCTGGGATTCTTCACGTTGATAATCGTTATGGCTAAACTTGGACGTGCCTCAGCTGGCTCAGACCCAAATTTAGATCCTCTCCTTAACCCCAACATCCGTGTggggaaaaactga